A DNA window from Pyxidicoccus xibeiensis contains the following coding sequences:
- a CDS encoding glycosyltransferase — protein sequence MLVPRQREATEPPARKRVLFTLVFLGSGGIERSVCNVLAGLDTRRFATKMFFHHRPHPKSQQDRIPRDTEVVWGTDAFVYNRKMLPRFLWRLIQEAREADVIVAGQEGRAALLACLAGRLLGKPVVGMIHFDWGAFRREQPRRQLWGLRFLYPSMRRIVACGHDSAKAFQELVRIKPDKLQVIPNFVDGDKVRAAGEQPLPDWAEPIYRKPVVIAVGRLEHQKAFDVLIRSHALMRAAGSDHHLLILGEGSLEGELKALVKSLGVEDSVFMPGFTPNPHALMQRAAVFAMSSRFEGLPMVLLEALALGCPVVSTDCPSGPGEVLEHGKHGVLVPMEDPQALAEALGRVVREEPWRRDLSTRARRRADELSADRALGAWESLLSTL from the coding sequence ATGCTCGTGCCGCGACAGCGTGAAGCGACCGAACCCCCCGCCAGGAAGCGCGTGCTGTTCACGCTGGTGTTTCTGGGCTCGGGAGGCATCGAACGCTCGGTGTGCAATGTGCTGGCGGGGCTGGATACCCGGCGCTTCGCCACCAAGATGTTCTTCCACCACCGGCCGCACCCCAAGAGCCAGCAGGACCGCATCCCCCGGGACACCGAGGTGGTCTGGGGAACGGATGCCTTCGTCTACAACCGGAAGATGCTGCCGCGGTTCCTCTGGCGGCTCATCCAGGAGGCGCGCGAGGCGGACGTCATCGTCGCGGGGCAGGAGGGCCGGGCCGCGCTGCTCGCCTGCCTGGCCGGCCGGCTGCTCGGCAAGCCCGTGGTGGGGATGATCCACTTCGACTGGGGCGCCTTCCGCCGCGAGCAGCCCCGGCGCCAGCTCTGGGGCCTGCGCTTCCTCTACCCGAGCATGCGCCGCATCGTCGCGTGCGGCCACGACTCGGCGAAGGCCTTCCAGGAGCTGGTGCGAATCAAGCCGGACAAGCTCCAGGTCATCCCCAACTTCGTGGACGGCGACAAGGTCCGCGCCGCCGGCGAGCAGCCGCTCCCCGACTGGGCGGAGCCCATCTACCGCAAGCCGGTGGTCATCGCCGTGGGCCGGCTGGAGCACCAGAAGGCCTTCGACGTGCTCATCCGGAGCCATGCCCTGATGCGCGCGGCCGGCAGCGACCACCACCTGCTCATCCTGGGTGAGGGCTCGCTCGAGGGCGAGCTGAAGGCGCTGGTGAAGTCGCTGGGCGTGGAGGACTCCGTCTTCATGCCGGGGTTCACCCCCAACCCCCACGCGCTGATGCAGCGGGCGGCCGTGTTCGCCATGTCCTCGCGCTTCGAGGGGCTGCCCATGGTGCTGCTGGAGGCGCTCGCGCTGGGCTGCCCCGTCGTCAGCACCGACTGCCCCTCGGGCCCCGGGGAGGTGCTGGAGCACGGGAAGCATGGCGTCCTGGTGCCCATGGAGGACCCCCAGGCCCTGGCGGAGGCGCTGGGGCGGGTGGTCCGCGAGGAGCCCTGGCGCAGGGACTTGTCCACCCGGGCCCGGCGCCGCGCGGACGAGCTGTCCGCCGACAGGGCCCTGGGGGCCTGGGAGTCCCTGCTGTCGACGCTCTGA
- a CDS encoding arginyltransferase gives MALLLAHDIEEPRPCSYLPERQASLENLVMQDVTAEEYEHLLVRGWRRFGPVYFRPACADCNACVSLRLPVDGFRPNRSQRRARAACAHLRVEVGTPRVDATRLALYRAWHAEREVSREWGPSPITVREYSLQFSFPHPSAREVAWYDDAAEGGPRLVGVGICDETPRAWSAVYFFYDPAYADLSLGTANVVFQVELAKARGIPHVYLGYRVLACASLRYKGGFRPHELLEERPALDAPPRWVPAPSESGEP, from the coding sequence ATGGCCCTGCTCCTGGCACACGACATCGAGGAACCCCGGCCCTGCAGCTATCTGCCGGAGCGGCAGGCGTCCCTGGAGAACCTGGTGATGCAGGACGTCACCGCGGAGGAGTACGAGCACCTGCTGGTGCGGGGGTGGCGCCGCTTCGGGCCGGTGTACTTCCGGCCCGCCTGTGCCGACTGCAACGCGTGCGTGTCGCTGCGCCTCCCCGTGGACGGCTTCCGCCCCAACCGGAGCCAGCGCCGGGCCCGCGCCGCGTGCGCGCACCTGCGCGTGGAGGTGGGGACGCCCCGCGTGGACGCGACGCGGCTGGCGCTGTACCGGGCGTGGCATGCGGAGCGGGAGGTGTCCCGCGAGTGGGGGCCGTCACCCATCACCGTGCGCGAGTACTCGCTCCAGTTCTCCTTTCCGCACCCGTCCGCGCGCGAGGTGGCCTGGTACGACGACGCCGCCGAGGGCGGGCCCCGGCTGGTGGGCGTGGGCATCTGCGACGAGACGCCGCGGGCGTGGAGCGCGGTGTACTTCTTCTATGACCCGGCCTACGCGGACCTGTCGCTCGGCACCGCCAACGTCGTGTTCCAGGTGGAGCTGGCGAAGGCGCGCGGCATCCCCCACGTGTACCTGGGCTACCGCGTGCTCGCGTGCGCGTCGCTCCGCTACAAGGGCGGCTTCCGTCCGCATGAGCTGCTGGAGGAGCGCCCCGCGCTGGATGCTCCTCCCCGGTGGGTGCCCGCGCCTTCCGAGTCCGGCGAGCCCTGA
- a CDS encoding type III PLP-dependent enzyme domain-containing protein, with protein sequence MSLKSRLVGTAKRQVKETLRPVLQKAMAPARTSVPASHWRLEEKPGQGLCLEGVPLKELVARWGSPLHVVHLAALRRNAEAFLAVPPGRTGGCEVYYSYKTNPVPGVLSFLHGLGVGAEVISAYELWLALKLGVAPERIVYNGPVKSEASVRESISRGIQLLAANHAEELAVFARLAAELDRRPRVAVRVTANSGWTAQFGTPIAGGAALRAYQQARASKHLDVVGLHAHRGETIRTEGDFTGFVESVLAFTDTLHQELGLDLEVLDLGGSLCTPTVEHIAERDWRLNLTFFRDVPAPDPAASLSIERYVALAVEMVESHYARRGRQRPRIFLEPGRAMTGDTQLLLGRVHALKAGEDRTWAVLDAGINHAECVRNEYHQLFHVDRPDAPASRVYTVVGPICTPGDTLYNAKRLPDLAVGDTLAIMDAGAYFVPFATSFSYPQPAIIALDGGKEQLLRRAETFDDLVTFDAPTAGGAANPKPEAA encoded by the coding sequence GTGAGCCTCAAGAGCCGCCTCGTCGGCACCGCCAAGCGGCAGGTGAAGGAGACGCTGCGCCCGGTGCTCCAGAAGGCCATGGCGCCCGCCCGCACCTCCGTGCCCGCGTCGCACTGGAGGCTGGAGGAGAAGCCCGGCCAGGGCCTGTGCCTGGAGGGCGTGCCCCTCAAGGAGCTGGTGGCGCGGTGGGGCTCGCCACTGCACGTGGTGCACCTGGCGGCGCTGCGCCGCAACGCGGAGGCCTTCCTCGCGGTGCCGCCGGGCCGGACGGGCGGCTGCGAGGTGTACTACTCGTACAAGACGAACCCGGTGCCCGGCGTGCTGTCCTTCCTGCACGGCCTGGGCGTGGGCGCGGAGGTCATCTCCGCCTATGAGCTGTGGCTGGCGCTGAAGCTGGGCGTGGCCCCCGAGCGCATCGTCTACAACGGCCCGGTGAAGTCGGAAGCCTCCGTGCGCGAGTCCATCTCCCGCGGAATCCAGCTGCTGGCCGCCAACCACGCGGAGGAGCTGGCCGTCTTCGCGCGCCTGGCCGCGGAGCTGGACCGCCGCCCGCGCGTGGCCGTGCGGGTGACGGCGAACAGCGGCTGGACGGCGCAGTTCGGCACCCCCATCGCCGGGGGCGCGGCCCTGCGGGCCTACCAGCAGGCGCGCGCGTCCAAGCACCTGGACGTGGTGGGCCTGCACGCGCACCGCGGTGAAACCATCCGCACCGAGGGAGACTTCACCGGCTTCGTGGAGTCGGTGCTCGCCTTCACGGACACGCTGCACCAGGAGCTGGGGCTGGATTTGGAGGTCCTCGACCTGGGCGGCAGCCTGTGCACGCCGACGGTGGAGCACATCGCCGAGCGTGACTGGCGGCTCAACCTCACCTTCTTCCGGGACGTGCCGGCGCCGGACCCGGCGGCCTCGCTGTCCATTGAGCGCTACGTGGCGCTCGCGGTGGAGATGGTGGAGTCGCACTACGCGCGCCGGGGCCGCCAGCGCCCGCGCATCTTCCTGGAGCCGGGCCGCGCCATGACGGGCGACACGCAGCTCTTGCTGGGCCGCGTGCACGCGCTCAAGGCGGGGGAAGACAGGACGTGGGCGGTGCTGGACGCCGGCATCAACCATGCCGAGTGCGTGCGCAACGAGTACCACCAGCTCTTCCACGTGGACCGGCCGGACGCGCCGGCCTCGCGCGTGTACACGGTGGTGGGCCCCATCTGCACGCCGGGCGACACGCTCTACAACGCGAAGCGGCTGCCGGACCTCGCCGTCGGCGACACGCTGGCCATCATGGACGCGGGCGCGTACTTCGTGCCCTTCGCCACGTCCTTCTCCTATCCGCAGCCGGCCATCATCGCGCTGGACGGCGGGAAGGAGCAGCTGCTGCGCCGCGCGGAGACGTTCGACGACCTGGTGACGTTCGACGCGCCGACGGCGGGCGGTGCGGCGAATCCGAAGCCCGAGGCCGCCTGA
- a CDS encoding 3'(2'),5'-bisphosphate nucleotidase CysQ family protein encodes MSPLDAELDTARRIARQAADILLAVYATNFAVQDKAGGMGPVTEADQRANAFIVGELRKAFPGDGVVAEESDNSAAGKRFERCWYVDPMDGTQEFVNRNGEFAIHVGLAIGGEARLGVVYRPVGDKLYSGVVGQGAFLEEAGERRALRVSDVAEPAALRLVVSRSHRSRLTSAVAQRLGITREKESGSVGLKCGLLAEATADLYIHTSNKSYRWDNCAPEALLRAAGGILTDLGGTPYSYDGSELQNHRGLLACNAAAFSQVQPVVARFAREAGIIK; translated from the coding sequence ATGAGTCCACTCGACGCCGAGCTCGACACCGCGCGACGCATCGCCCGCCAGGCGGCGGACATCCTCCTGGCGGTCTACGCCACGAACTTCGCCGTCCAGGACAAGGCTGGTGGCATGGGCCCCGTCACGGAGGCGGACCAGCGCGCCAACGCGTTCATCGTCGGTGAGCTGCGCAAGGCCTTTCCCGGTGACGGCGTGGTGGCCGAGGAGTCCGACAACAGCGCCGCGGGCAAGCGCTTCGAGCGCTGCTGGTACGTGGACCCGATGGACGGCACCCAGGAGTTCGTCAACCGCAACGGCGAGTTCGCCATCCACGTGGGGCTGGCCATCGGCGGGGAGGCCCGGCTGGGCGTCGTCTACCGGCCGGTGGGGGACAAGCTGTACTCGGGCGTGGTGGGGCAGGGGGCCTTCCTGGAAGAGGCAGGTGAGCGAAGGGCCCTGCGTGTCTCGGACGTGGCGGAGCCGGCGGCGCTGCGGCTGGTGGTGTCGCGCTCGCATCGCTCCCGGCTGACGAGCGCGGTGGCGCAGCGGCTGGGCATCACCCGCGAGAAGGAGTCCGGCTCGGTGGGCCTCAAGTGCGGCCTGCTGGCCGAGGCCACCGCCGACCTCTACATCCACACCAGCAACAAGAGCTACCGCTGGGACAACTGCGCGCCGGAGGCGCTGCTGCGCGCCGCGGGCGGCATCCTCACGGACCTGGGCGGCACCCCGTATTCGTACGACGGCTCGGAGCTGCAGAACCACCGCGGCCTGCTGGCCTGCAACGCCGCCGCCTTCTCGCAGGTGCAGCCGGTGGTGGCCCGCTTCGCTCGCGAGGCCGGCATCATCAAGTAG
- a CDS encoding GNAT family N-acetyltransferase: MPVTLRPAKPSDAPALGRMGAALARQHHDFDPQRFMLPDDVESGYRWWLGKEAQNKKAVVIVAELDGEVVGYAYGRIEEVDWNMLLDRCGGFHDIWVDEKVRRVGVGVLLAEELMKRLTALGVPRVVLHTAARNEAAQRMFAKLGWRPTMVEMTREAPADASKSS, from the coding sequence ATGCCCGTCACCCTCCGCCCCGCGAAGCCCTCGGACGCGCCTGCCTTGGGCCGCATGGGCGCGGCGCTGGCCCGCCAGCACCACGACTTCGACCCCCAGCGCTTCATGCTCCCGGACGACGTGGAGTCCGGCTACCGCTGGTGGCTGGGCAAGGAGGCGCAGAACAAGAAGGCCGTCGTCATCGTCGCCGAGCTCGACGGCGAGGTCGTCGGCTATGCCTACGGCCGCATCGAGGAGGTGGACTGGAACATGCTTTTGGACCGCTGCGGCGGCTTCCACGACATCTGGGTCGACGAGAAGGTCCGCCGCGTTGGCGTGGGCGTGCTGCTCGCGGAGGAGCTGATGAAGCGCCTCACCGCCCTGGGCGTGCCCCGCGTGGTGCTGCACACCGCCGCGAGGAACGAGGCCGCCCAACGCATGTTCGCGAAGCTCGGCTGGCGCCCCACCATGGTGGAGATGACGCGCGAAGCCCCCGCCGACGCCAGCAAGTCCTCATAG
- a CDS encoding carboxylate--amine ligase, with the protein MVEQAPRARVEGRPSVLLFSAGFYGTLAAARCFGRNGIDVTVADPTRIGPASWSRFVGRRVQCPPESRAEEFVEWLLDFGRREPMQHVLYPTSDELAWLVSVHRDALAESFHLYDPGVDAVYGLLNKRKLFEVGQEVGLRLPRTWFPESEADLDRVSREARFPVLIKPTTQILYSTHRKGHPVAEPSQLAEEYRAFSRDGYASMLVRFDPAVTRPMVQEFHPEAAQGIYSLSGFVDETGELFEVRGAMKVLQRPRRLGVGVCFESAPVRDDLAQGLRRLCQRLGYHGVFEVEFIQTKDDFLLIDFNPRYYGQMGFDIARGLPLPLLAYHAALGDRDALLREVKAAREWQGRGEVFCNRIALEMLLNLQRLSGALPVDEARQWRRWLESHRQSSVDPLIDSDDLVPTAVELAQILYFSARHPRAFVRSMVLNR; encoded by the coding sequence ATGGTGGAGCAGGCACCCCGGGCGCGCGTGGAGGGTCGGCCGTCCGTGCTGCTCTTCTCGGCGGGCTTCTACGGCACGCTCGCGGCCGCGCGCTGCTTCGGGCGCAACGGCATCGACGTCACGGTGGCGGACCCCACCCGCATCGGCCCCGCGAGCTGGTCCCGCTTCGTGGGCCGCCGCGTCCAGTGTCCACCCGAGTCCCGGGCCGAGGAGTTCGTCGAGTGGCTGCTCGACTTCGGCCGGCGCGAGCCGATGCAGCACGTGCTCTACCCGACGAGCGACGAGCTGGCGTGGCTCGTCTCCGTCCACCGCGACGCGCTGGCGGAGTCCTTCCACCTCTATGACCCGGGGGTGGACGCCGTCTACGGGCTGCTCAACAAGCGCAAGCTCTTCGAGGTGGGCCAGGAGGTGGGGCTGCGGCTGCCGCGCACCTGGTTCCCCGAGTCCGAGGCGGACCTGGACCGGGTGTCGCGCGAGGCGCGCTTCCCCGTCCTCATCAAGCCCACCACGCAGATTCTCTACTCCACCCACCGCAAGGGCCACCCGGTGGCCGAGCCGTCCCAGCTGGCCGAGGAGTACCGCGCCTTCTCGCGCGACGGCTACGCGAGCATGCTGGTGCGCTTCGACCCGGCGGTGACGCGCCCCATGGTGCAGGAGTTCCACCCGGAGGCGGCCCAGGGCATCTACAGCCTGTCCGGCTTCGTGGACGAGACGGGCGAGCTGTTCGAGGTGCGCGGCGCCATGAAGGTGCTGCAGCGCCCCAGGCGCCTGGGCGTGGGCGTGTGCTTCGAGTCCGCCCCCGTGCGTGACGATTTGGCCCAGGGCCTGCGGCGGCTGTGCCAGCGGCTGGGCTACCACGGCGTCTTCGAGGTGGAGTTCATCCAGACGAAGGACGACTTCCTCCTCATCGACTTCAACCCCCGCTACTACGGGCAGATGGGCTTCGACATCGCCCGGGGCCTGCCCCTGCCGCTGCTGGCGTACCACGCGGCGCTGGGAGACAGGGACGCGCTCTTGCGCGAGGTGAAGGCGGCGCGTGAGTGGCAGGGCCGCGGCGAGGTGTTCTGCAACCGCATCGCCCTGGAGATGCTGCTCAACCTCCAGCGGCTGTCGGGCGCGCTCCCGGTGGACGAGGCGCGCCAGTGGCGGCGCTGGCTGGAGTCGCACCGGCAAAGCTCGGTGGACCCGCTCATCGACTCGGATGACCTGGTGCCCACCGCCGTGGAGCTGGCGCAGATTCTCTACTTCTCCGCCCGCCACCCGCGCGCCTTCGTGCGCTCCATGGTGCTCAACCGCTGA
- a CDS encoding glutamine--tRNA ligase/YqeY domain fusion protein, with product MTTTNETQGLNFLQEIIEEDRRTGKHAGRVHTRFPPEPNGYLHIGHAKSICLNFGLAQQFGGKCNLRFDDTNPVTEDTDYVESIQRDVKWLGFEWEDRKFFASDYFPKLYDFAVELIKQGKAYVCSLTADEIREYRGDFTTPGRDSPYRSRSVEENLDLFNRMRMGEFPDGKHTLRAKIDMTSPNPVLRDPPIYRIRHAHHHRTGDAWPIYPLYDFAHCLSDAIEGITHSVCTLEFENRRVLYDWIVDNLIKGDRPYQYEFSRLNLNYTVMSKRKLLKLVNEGLVSGWDDPRMMTISGLRRRGFTPASLRDFATRVGVSKTQQLIDMGVLELCIREDLNETAPRAMGVLRPLKVVLENYPEGQVEQLEVQNHPQKPEMGTRQVPFMRELYIEADDFAEDPPKGFFRLAPGKEVRLRSAYFIKCEKVIKDASGNVVELRCSYDPATRGGNAPDGRKVKGTLHWVPGNAPTAEVRLYDRLFSVENPDADESKEFTTFLNPSSLQVLRDARVEPMLADAPAESRFQFERQGYFYVDPKDSQPGKPVFNRTVTLKDSWTKEQAKGK from the coding sequence ATGACGACGACGAACGAGACGCAGGGCCTGAACTTCCTCCAGGAGATCATCGAGGAAGACCGGCGCACGGGAAAGCACGCGGGCCGCGTGCACACCCGCTTCCCGCCCGAGCCCAACGGCTACCTCCACATCGGCCACGCCAAGTCCATCTGCCTGAACTTCGGGCTGGCGCAGCAGTTCGGGGGCAAGTGCAACCTGCGCTTCGACGACACCAACCCCGTCACCGAGGACACCGACTATGTCGAGTCCATCCAGCGGGACGTGAAGTGGCTGGGCTTCGAGTGGGAGGACCGCAAGTTCTTCGCGTCCGACTACTTCCCGAAGCTCTACGACTTCGCCGTGGAGCTCATCAAGCAGGGCAAGGCGTACGTGTGCAGCCTGACGGCGGACGAGATTCGCGAGTACCGCGGCGACTTCACCACGCCGGGCCGCGACAGCCCGTACCGCAGCCGCTCCGTGGAAGAGAACCTGGACCTCTTCAACCGGATGCGCATGGGCGAGTTCCCCGACGGCAAGCACACCCTCCGGGCGAAAATCGACATGACGTCGCCCAACCCGGTGCTCAGGGACCCGCCCATCTACCGCATCCGCCACGCGCACCACCACCGCACCGGCGACGCGTGGCCCATCTACCCGCTCTACGACTTCGCGCACTGCCTGTCGGACGCGATTGAGGGAATCACCCACTCCGTCTGCACGCTGGAGTTCGAGAACCGGCGCGTGCTGTACGACTGGATTGTCGACAACCTCATCAAGGGCGACCGGCCGTACCAGTACGAGTTCTCCCGGCTCAACCTCAACTACACGGTGATGAGCAAGCGCAAGCTGCTCAAGCTGGTGAATGAGGGGCTGGTGTCCGGCTGGGACGACCCGCGCATGATGACCATCTCCGGCCTGCGCCGGCGCGGCTTCACCCCGGCGTCGCTGCGCGACTTCGCGACGCGCGTGGGCGTGAGCAAGACGCAGCAGCTCATCGACATGGGCGTGCTGGAGCTGTGCATCCGCGAGGACCTCAACGAGACGGCGCCGCGCGCCATGGGCGTGCTCCGCCCGCTGAAGGTGGTGCTGGAGAACTACCCGGAAGGCCAGGTGGAGCAGCTGGAGGTGCAGAACCATCCGCAGAAGCCGGAGATGGGGACGCGCCAGGTGCCCTTCATGCGCGAGCTCTACATCGAGGCGGACGACTTCGCGGAGGACCCGCCGAAGGGCTTCTTCCGGCTGGCGCCGGGCAAGGAGGTGCGCCTGCGCTCGGCGTACTTCATCAAGTGCGAGAAGGTCATCAAGGACGCCTCGGGCAACGTGGTGGAGCTGCGCTGCTCGTATGACCCGGCGACCCGGGGTGGCAACGCGCCGGATGGCCGCAAGGTGAAGGGCACGCTGCACTGGGTGCCGGGCAATGCGCCCACCGCCGAGGTGCGCCTGTATGACAGGCTCTTCTCCGTGGAGAACCCGGACGCGGATGAGTCGAAGGAGTTCACCACCTTCCTCAACCCGAGCAGCCTCCAGGTCCTCCGCGACGCGCGCGTGGAGCCGATGCTGGCCGACGCCCCCGCGGAGTCGCGCTTCCAGTTCGAGCGCCAGGGCTACTTCTACGTGGACCCGAAGGACTCCCAGCCCGGCAAGCCCGTCTTCAACCGTACCGTGACGTTGAAGGATTCGTGGACGAAGGAGCAGGCGAAGGGGAAGTAG
- a CDS encoding methylase has translation MSSLDTKTRGRTSRGRLRALDAYLCHRERELLTRQDGPWARAAFVDVGFGEHPWTTLESAEAFRALHPGLPVIGVELDAERARAAGAHADAHTHFRQGGFELPLGADEPARVVRAMNLLRQGPPERVPEVHQTLARYLLPGGLLVEGSADPTGSVLTAHLLRRGPGPVDAPPVREALLFHTDFTQGFAPLLFRDWLPRDLRRRVRPGEPIQAFFSEWVEAWREARARGHDAPPDAFREAALRLATRTEGLEDDPWLWDQGFLLWRPPGGVSV, from the coding sequence ATGTCGTCGCTGGACACGAAGACGCGGGGGCGGACCTCGCGCGGCCGGCTGCGCGCACTCGACGCGTACCTGTGCCACCGCGAGCGCGAGCTGCTCACCCGCCAGGACGGCCCGTGGGCCCGCGCCGCCTTCGTCGACGTGGGCTTCGGCGAGCACCCCTGGACGACGCTGGAGAGCGCCGAGGCCTTCCGGGCCCTCCACCCGGGCCTCCCCGTCATCGGCGTGGAGCTGGACGCCGAGCGCGCCCGCGCCGCCGGGGCCCATGCCGATGCCCACACGCACTTCCGCCAGGGCGGCTTCGAGCTGCCGCTGGGGGCGGACGAACCCGCACGCGTGGTGCGCGCCATGAACCTGCTGCGCCAGGGCCCGCCCGAGCGCGTGCCCGAGGTCCACCAGACGCTGGCCCGCTACCTGCTGCCGGGCGGCCTGCTGGTGGAGGGCAGCGCGGACCCGACGGGTTCCGTCCTCACCGCGCACCTGCTGCGTCGGGGGCCCGGGCCGGTGGACGCGCCACCCGTGCGCGAGGCGCTGCTCTTCCACACCGACTTCACCCAGGGCTTCGCGCCGCTGCTCTTCCGCGACTGGCTGCCCCGGGATTTGCGCCGCCGCGTCCGCCCCGGAGAGCCCATCCAGGCCTTCTTCTCCGAGTGGGTCGAGGCCTGGCGGGAGGCCCGCGCCAGGGGCCATGACGCACCGCCCGACGCCTTCCGCGAGGCCGCTCTGCGCCTGGCGACCCGGACGGAGGGCCTCGAGGACGACCCCTGGCTCTGGGACCAGGGCTTCCTCCTGTGGCGTCCCCCGGGGGGCGTCAGCGTCTGA
- a CDS encoding alpha/beta hydrolase codes for MIPTSSVKTRFRRFLAILVGALLLVVLAAGGYRVVSGYRIGQGLLHPPQVRAERPAATGELAGLEDVAFTTADGLTLRGWYVPSRNRAAVVLVHGFAGNRAQLLFEARALAGAGFGVLVFDSRAHGESDGDRVTWGDGERRDVTAALDFVSARPDVDPARLGLFGFSMGGTTALLVASADPRVKAVAAAGAYPALEADVYSGYGRWGALSAEPVLWTLRRAGVDVDAVRPIDGMCRLQGRPLLLINGDVDPDAPAKLQASLFRSACEPKALWVVEGAGHGEYAKVAPEEYARRLREHFSQALLRVD; via the coding sequence GTGATTCCCACCTCCTCCGTCAAAACGCGCTTCCGTCGCTTCCTTGCCATCCTTGTCGGGGCCCTGTTGCTCGTGGTGCTCGCGGCCGGTGGCTACCGGGTGGTCAGCGGCTACCGCATCGGCCAGGGCCTGCTGCACCCGCCCCAGGTGCGGGCGGAGCGCCCTGCGGCCACGGGCGAGCTGGCGGGCCTGGAGGACGTCGCCTTCACCACCGCGGACGGGCTGACGCTGCGCGGCTGGTACGTGCCGTCTCGCAACCGGGCCGCGGTGGTGCTGGTGCATGGCTTCGCGGGCAATCGCGCGCAGCTGCTCTTCGAGGCGCGCGCGCTGGCCGGCGCGGGCTTCGGCGTGCTGGTGTTCGACTCGCGAGCGCACGGCGAGAGCGACGGTGACCGCGTGACATGGGGCGACGGTGAGCGGCGCGACGTGACGGCGGCGCTGGACTTCGTCTCCGCGCGCCCGGACGTGGACCCGGCGAGGCTGGGGCTGTTCGGCTTCTCCATGGGGGGCACCACCGCGCTGCTGGTGGCCAGCGCGGACCCACGCGTGAAGGCGGTGGCGGCGGCGGGGGCCTATCCCGCGCTCGAGGCGGACGTGTACTCGGGCTATGGGCGCTGGGGAGCGCTGAGCGCGGAGCCCGTGCTGTGGACGCTGCGCCGCGCGGGCGTGGACGTGGACGCGGTGCGCCCCATCGACGGGATGTGCCGGCTGCAGGGGCGGCCGCTGCTGCTCATCAACGGCGACGTGGACCCGGACGCGCCGGCGAAGCTGCAGGCCAGCCTCTTCCGCTCGGCCTGCGAGCCCAAGGCGCTGTGGGTGGTTGAGGGCGCGGGGCATGGCGAGTACGCGAAGGTGGCACCCGAGGAGTATGCGCGCCGGCTGCGTGAGCACTTCAGCCAGGCGCTTCTCCGTGTGGACTGA
- a CDS encoding glycosyltransferase family 2 protein, producing the protein MSVIDVSVVMPTHKREKEVLEAIRSVLQQQGVSVEVLVLDDTPEGTARAAVEGLGDARVRYLVNDPPSKGRPAVVRNHGATLARGRYLHFLDDDDMLAEGALHAMVSALDARPDAGVAVGWVVPFGDDADWLKDKSEYFQWAAKVGATTPNSAWTVAHILFRGTLYVNSACMVRREHFAPLGGFDATIPVYEDVDFYLRAIRAYGHVYVDRPILHYRTGRPSLMHNLGKDGTLVMQSNEMIHGKYRKTNGMLEYRALQLLMRALPFDVAKKLPLRLPKQGRAS; encoded by the coding sequence ATGTCCGTGATTGATGTCTCGGTGGTGATGCCCACCCACAAGCGAGAGAAGGAAGTGCTGGAGGCCATCCGCTCGGTGCTCCAGCAGCAGGGGGTGAGCGTCGAGGTCCTCGTCCTGGATGACACGCCCGAGGGCACGGCACGCGCGGCGGTGGAGGGGCTGGGGGACGCGCGGGTGCGCTACCTGGTGAACGACCCGCCCTCGAAGGGCCGCCCGGCGGTGGTGCGCAACCACGGGGCCACACTGGCCCGGGGCCGCTACCTGCACTTCCTGGACGACGACGACATGCTGGCCGAGGGCGCGCTGCACGCCATGGTGAGCGCGCTGGACGCGCGGCCCGACGCGGGCGTCGCGGTGGGCTGGGTGGTGCCCTTCGGTGACGACGCGGACTGGCTGAAGGACAAGAGCGAGTACTTCCAGTGGGCGGCCAAGGTGGGCGCCACCACGCCCAACAGCGCGTGGACGGTGGCGCACATCCTCTTCCGCGGCACGCTGTATGTGAACTCCGCGTGCATGGTGCGCCGCGAGCACTTCGCGCCGCTGGGCGGCTTCGACGCCACCATCCCCGTCTACGAGGACGTGGACTTCTACCTGCGCGCCATCCGCGCGTACGGCCACGTGTACGTGGACCGCCCCATCCTCCACTACCGCACGGGCCGGCCCTCGCTGATGCACAACCTGGGCAAGGACGGCACGCTGGTGATGCAGTCCAACGAGATGATTCACGGCAAGTACCGGAAGACGAACGGCATGCTGGAGTACCGCGCCCTGCAGCTGCTGATGCGCGCGCTCCCGTTCGACGTCGCCAAGAAGCTGCCGCTGCGGCTGCCGAAGCAGGGGCGCGCGTCGTGA